In Prochlorococcus marinus XMU1404, the sequence ATGCTGCAAAAACTGGATCCCCTGCCAACGATAAATCAATAAAAGAGATTGTGAAAGCTATTAAAATTCCTATTCAAATAGGTGGAGGAATAAGGTCTAAAGAAAGGATAGAACAATTATTTTCTTATGGTATTGAGAAAGTTATAATGGGGACTTCTGCAATAGAAAATAAAGAATTAGTCAAAAACTTATCAAATAAATTTCCTGGAAGGATAATTGTTGGTATTGATGCAAAAGACGGAAAAGTTAGTACAAGGGGGTGGCTCAAGCAATCTAATATTTTAGCCAAAGACCTTGTAAGAGAGTTTTCTTCATTTAAAATCGCAAGTTTTATTGTTACGGATATAAATACAGATGGTACTTTAGAGGGAACTAATGAAGAATTCATAAAAAGTATTCTTGAGATTACAGATATCCCAGTGATAGCCTCAGGAGGTGTTGGTTCGATTTCTGATTTATTATCTTTAGTAAAATTTGAAAATTATGGACTCTTCGGTGTTATTGTTGGTAAAGCTTTGTATGAAAATAAATTTACAATTAGAGAAGCGAATAGTGTATTGTCATCTGAAAGACTATCTGACTATGATTTAAAAAACGATTATAACGCTTAAAGAAGATGAAAATTGATACCTCTAGAGATTAATGGAAAAAGTTAATCGCTATGTGATGGAGTAGAACTAAACCAGTTATGGAAGATTATTAATAACCAATATTATTTCTAGGATTAGTTATGTAAATTATTAGATTTAGAACATAATTAGCAGGCAAGTTTAATGGCTTCAAAAGAAGTAAAGCCATACCTTGAGTCAAGTTAAATCCCTTATCTTCCATATATAAAGAAGAGTCATACATATTCAGTATAAATAAACTGTCAATTACAAACAAACAATGATTAAATTTAACATAAGAATTTATTGGAAAAATAATTTCAAAAAAGTCAAAATATTTAAATACTATTATTAAAAAATTTTATATCAGTACTGCTTAATTTTATGTTCATGAAAGAATAGATAATCCTCGTAATAAATACAAAAACACTAAAGTTTTAAAGTTCTTAAACATCAATGAACTATCTCTTTGCAAGTAAAAGATTTAAAGCAATAATTGGTATTGGCATAGTTGCTATAAGTATTGGTGCAATATCAAAAAAAGAAATTAGTTATCCGGCAGGAGGATGCCTGAAAGGGGTTCAAGTATTTACTTTAAAAAAGGAAATAAATAAGGACATTATCTAATAATCTTATTACATTATTCTTAATTATTATATCCAGTCAACTTTAATGATTAGTTGAGTTTTCGTTAGTATACCTAGAATTATTTTCCCCATTGATTTCCCAGAAGAAAAACCATCAATCTTTTATCAATTTACAATTGAATTTGTGAGTTTTGATGTCTTTTGAGACCTCTAATAAATTAAGTTACTTATAAACTTCCTTTCCATAAGTTAAATTT encodes:
- the hisA gene encoding 1-(5-phosphoribosyl)-5-[(5-phosphoribosylamino)methylideneamino]imidazole-4-carboxamide isomerase, with product MELIPAIDLMNGKCVRLFKGDFNKKKDFKKEPHEQAKFWESEGAKYIHIVDLDAAKTGSPANDKSIKEIVKAIKIPIQIGGGIRSKERIEQLFSYGIEKVIMGTSAIENKELVKNLSNKFPGRIIVGIDAKDGKVSTRGWLKQSNILAKDLVREFSSFKIASFIVTDINTDGTLEGTNEEFIKSILEITDIPVIASGGVGSISDLLSLVKFENYGLFGVIVGKALYENKFTIREANSVLSSERLSDYDLKNDYNA